The Triticum urartu cultivar G1812 chromosome 5, Tu2.1, whole genome shotgun sequence genome contains the following window.
ttactaacgCCGACTCTAGATTCTCGTAACTACTTCTACCTGGAGAGCCCCTTACTCCAGATGATTACTTGGTCCACCGAAGGATTTCaaagatactctccgatgttctctcgagactttgagcctgttgcttttgcaattccctaccactgaaatatccctatggataaatacatacacttaccgttcttacttttattcccagttgaTCTTGTTATAATAAGATACCCTGAAATCCCCTCTATTGTTCCGAGAAATTTTTTGTGCCttctgccttgcagttccttgccACCTGAATAACCCTACGGATAATTTATCGCCCTTATcaagtatccgctcatccccagttgttcatgtgtttcacaattgtcttcgaaatactattcgatccttCAAAATTCCtcagtagcttattgctctgcaatacttgtctgcttgcattatggatgctttccatatgtctagcaatattcgttagtatccttagacaccgtcattttgatcctattgattcaacatgagtgcgaatgcacgcaatcgtCAGTTGATCCTTTTTAAttatccttccggctcagacttTATTTTAAACTTGAGCTTGTTCTCGACCAATCTATTTTCCGTCAATTGTACCCTTAGGTCTATTGAATttatccatccttgatcagagtgtttgcttctgatcctttgatttggaaatcatatctcctttgcatttgagcttggAATTAGTCAGTACTTTCTATAATCCGATGCCTTTGCACTCCTTCCTCTAAatgagtaccgatactcacatcaacCATGTTGTGGACCGCCAGAACCATTGCGGGTTattatccgacagtgtccttcacATCCAAAATTCTCGTGAGTTCtttccctgatacataatgcctttggtaaatggTATCCTTTAGTTGTGTCAACCATGCTCGGCTTTTGAGCTTCTGCTAGTTACTCCTGAAGTtcgtggtatatgttcctaagatgcccctatgggttgaacctatgccttcttTAGTCTGTGTGAACCCGTAGTTTATGCGGGTTATATCTATTGGTGTTTTGTCGGAAAAAATTTCAACTCTATAAATTCTCCGAAGATgggaagtgaatgaaaggttatgcattgaagaagtgggagtcgaccttgaactttgttttcatgcccatggacatgatgtagatcctatcatggaaaCTTCTTGTAATAATAAATATTTCCTTAATAAATATCGTctggtatctgtgaattgatGCTTAGCAaccgtggttccgaccatgattGTTCTCCTTTGATTCTATTTCTCGGGCAAGTTAAAGAACTTGGTGCAGATCAGTACGCCTTCCCAACCTCTATTTtgttctaccttcgagtattaccccctggtatctcgaggatatcCACCCATTGCACTTCATCTTATGAAATTCTGATGAAGCAGTACCTTTTCCCATCATAGTCACTCCACGGGTTttgggttgtcgtcaaccgagaacaccTATTTGTGAATCGAATCAATACTGAGATTCAGTACTCTCAGTACTTTGTTGTTGAGAAGTTTAATACTCCATCATGTCACTCCTAGTCTGATTGGCCATATCATTATCATggtaaattttaactgtgctacctggacctttcttcccggagcacaattttcgacgatgagctaagcttacgtcgattttcctcgtcatatcatttcaccttgaacaacaagcttgatttcgagtttgtgtcgtacccatggttccaataacattttgcttcataattcctttgacttgatgtcatcgccgatagattacatcttcatgaaatctctcgacaaatgtgtcgtgatcatcaccaACATTTTGAGCttttccaggatatcaatcgaattcataatgagaaataccatccttgccctcgatgatttgtgttatcatcgaccactttattgccttccgttcaacacaaacttgttcgtgttttgtgttataccttgagatcattgctatccagcatttgttcctctttaccttggagtattaccaccttttatgtcaagaatgtcgtgggAATTTCACCAcatcttaagaattcttggtatagtgatacttctcaccatcaccattctttcttggtcctcgtgttgattccaaccggggtaccaacaagtgaacagtgctgtttggattctgcacttctagcaaccctattgctttgaagttaatggtcggccgttcattcttagactattgattactgaatcaccattctgacattgCTCGTACAACCCAACCCATATTTCGGGCGCACCtctcaaccaatgtttaattgtgtatgttttcctcgagcatacttcttatatcatttgatctgacaaatgttatctccttatCCACATAATTGTGGAGATCCATCTTTTTGGCTACCTCGTTGAATTAACGCCGAGTCCATCAGCtacctcctcatcctcttcttgatttaatgatgaactcttgtttcggaactcgcttccatagttcatttctcGAGAATCTTCAacgtcatctcgtcaatttgtgtcaCACCTTTTCTCCTCGAGCATCATGAGTTTGAGGTATCCtcacaccaatcagatctgaatctcggtcagatatgatggctgggacatatttccaagagttataacattggtcgttatatgacccggtaaggtgatgtcatccTAGCACACCTGGCTGGAGGCTCTattgttatagattccttttcggcaaggttatccattcttccatgaggaaatggTAAGACTTATCCTATAAGTTGTTACCGATGaatcctttgtgtttccaaagtctgatcttcacctaatgaccatgtcaatgctatctcgaagcatgtctatggtactccgattttcaacaagaacatttgaagcccaatgctaaatgtttcctgctcaattatccaaacaccgctgtatgggtaatatcatgaaATTTCTCTCGCCTACccaaagagttttctacattatatcctgacATGGATATCTTGCTATatttgtccttgggaaggatatactcctgatatatgtgtttaaacacattttcctttccattgttctgttaaAATGATAATCACATTTTCCATTCCATTGTCTTGTTTAACCTTCTTTTTGTGGTCTATATGATCTAAGAAGTAATATTCTcttgcttatgtaaacacctcgtcCTACAACCtagtcagtaagaccctgttactactgttgatgacattccggtagccaccgatggacgagaactttgcctattggccCGCCTTGTTTAACGAGCCgaaaaatggttctcttcgtccctcgaccttggtaccgacgttgttacCGATATAACTGACAGgttatcctctgacatgccttgctatcataaCCGTGCAAGATATCATCACTCTTCTACTTtaaacccacatggtgggcccataacccacagttccacaggatcgaaacctgactctccggTACACCCCTgttgccaaagttattcctcgaATTTGACTCCGTATGTAATTCACGGGTCACCATCCTAGGGATGATCTATTCtagtatcagacgcaatacttattcttcttgctctgaacccctttcacctTCTGATTAGGCCATCGAACGATTGCTTGCCCATtggaaacttctcatggtaccttcttactttactCTTGATATTTTCTTAAGTATCTATTCGAGAGTTGCTTTCTACCACATTCCCTGAGTTATCTGCCAGATAATCAACATTGTGAGTCGTAAGTACAATGAAATTTCCGAAGAAAGGATGATGAATTCATCATGATGACCCGAAGCAAAGGACTGAAtacatcaatgtaatggatcaacctcttcgagaagagcaactaTGACCGAGAAGAATcattagaatttcgtaaccagatcCCTTCCCCCTTATAACcgctcctaaatctcgggacgagatttcttgtagtggaggaggtGGGAAATGGCAACATTTTGGGAAATTTCAGGAGAACTTGGGGGTTTTGTCTGTGTCGGTCTGGATGTTTGGCGATTCGATGGATGTCTGGCTGGGACTCGTTGTCCGGGCATTGGCCAAATGTCTGGCGGCTATACTCCGTGATAGATCAAAATCTCAGGAGTTTGAGTGTGGGGAGAAAAGTTTTGGGGTGGGATGGGGGTGGATTTCGTGGGAAAAGGTGGGGTGGTGGGGAGGGTCTAGATCCGCATGGCAAACAACAAGTTCATGGATCCAAATTGACAAAATCTCACAAAACTCAACAAATTGCAAAAAAAAAAGTTGGTGCGGCTATTTTTTGGTAGGGATTTCTGAATTAGGACAAAACGCAATAAGAATAGGTTAGCAAATGAGGGGATGAGATTCCAAGATGTGAATCAACCTTCTCTGATCCAAGATGATGTAGCTAGGGTGGAACCCTAAATTCGAGATCTTATCACACTAAGAGGTGGGAGAAGGATAGAATCAAGAACAACACAAGAGGAAGAACACTCAAAGACAAGAATTACTCACACATCCACTAAATCCACAAATCTCATACAAGTTTATGGATCCAAAGTCAACCAATGGTAATAGCAAGAGGTAATTCTTCCCATCCCCAGAGGAATTGAGGCCTTGAGAGATAAGTCTTCTCCAATCCCTAGGAGACGAGGCCTTGGTATCCATTTAGGGATCTTTTCCTAGGAGGTCTTGATATCTAAGAGAATTAAtagatgagcaaagctctctcaaCATCTAATCatatactttgctaaccctaagaGGAAGAGGGGGTAGTCTCTTCATAGTGTTGGACGAAataagggagagagagggaggtaCATGTGCCTTTGGCCCGCATCTGCGTGCATAGGTGCCAGATGTCCCTGGACATGCCCGATGTCTGGCCCGACATTAGGCGCCAGATGTTCGGGGCTTGGCCAGACGTCTGACAAAAATTGGCATAACTTCTAGACCCTCCTAGCCGGATTTCTAGGGATGCGTCGAATGTCTGGTCGTTCGATGGGAGTCACCGGGCGCCTGTTTCTTCCGAATGTTCTTTGTTTGCTGGCACCGGATATCCATGCCTTGACCGGGTGTCCGGACACTGTTGCTTTGCGGCGGCTCCACTTGTTGCACTCCTTGCTCCATTTCTGTGAGGGCTTGTCCCTTGCTTCTAGCTTCTCCATGGCCACCTCCTTGGTACCTAAGAACGCATAGCACATCCACTTGAAGTAGCAACCATGTCTCGCATACAGAAGAAGAAGATTCACTAAGGAGCGAGTTAACCTTGCGTGTGCGTGTgcgtgcgcgcgcgcgcgtgtgtgtgtgcgcgtgtgtgtgtgtgtgtgcgtatGTCTACGAGCCCTTCCAGATAATACTTGGCTTGGCTGATTGACAAGAGGGTAAAACGTTCCACAATATGCTTGGGAATTAAGTAAAACCGCTGCTATATTAGGGCATTGTGTTAAACTGTTACTCTCTCCGTTCACTATTATAAGATGTTCCAACTTTTTTCCAAATTGGGTGTATATAGATGCACTTTAGTTCACTCATTCCAATCATATGCAGTTcatattgaaatatccaaaacatcttattgtagtgaacggatggagtaaaTAATAAAGAAAAATATACCCATCATGAATTTGTCGTCGAATACCTAGGAATCATACTCCCGGGACAGGCGATATCTATAAATTGTCCAATTTGTATACTTCTACTCAACAGTCAGATTAGTGCCAACGGTTTCTGCTTGATATTCATGGCCAATTATCAACATGTAAAACAGGATGACAGCATACCATTGCAAGTGACTATCTGAGTGTTCGATCTTGTGAAAACAATATACAATCATCTGAGTATTGAAGTGCTTACATGGAGTCGATAAATATGTGTCGGGATGCTTGAACATGAAAGCATCAATGAGAATGCCCAAATGCTCCCAATGTATGGTTATTACTCGCTGGATCCGCCATCATCTTTGCTACTCAGGGTTCGTATTATTGCTTCCAACACCTTGATATCACTATCTCTCTTGGCGATCTCCTCTTGTTTTGCCCGCAGCTCTTCCATGTGCAGCTGGAAAACTCCTGCAAGATGAAAAACATAAATGAGCTATGAAGCTCCAGACTAACCTCAGTGAGTCAAATGCTGGTGCACCAGCAAGATGGTACACATACTTGCGGTGTTCTCCAGCTCCTTGGTGACTTCCTGTGCATGCAGCTCTGCAGCTCGTTGAGCAGCTTCAGCCTGGCGTTTTTCTGTACGGGCTCGAGCAGCTGCAGAAATGGCAGCGTCCAGTTCACGTTCCAGAGACTGCACCCTCTGGTCAAGAATCTAATACACAGAAGAGAAATACCAATCAATAGGAAAACATACCAAACAACAAACTGTAGAACAACGGTTAACTAGATGCCAACATATATTCGAGCCAATAAAGTGCCAAACTACATTCATAGCTATTAATTGTGCAGGGAAAAAAACATTCACTGCTCTTGCACAAGACTAAAAGGTATCATGTTGCTTAAATCCAAATTTTAGCTTATAAGGATACTAATGTCGCTAGAAATACACTACAAAAGAAATAATTTGCTAGCCATTAATCTGCAAACTTAATATGCAATCATGTAGAAAATCCAGATATAAAAATAGGCATCTGTGTGCTGAACCTGTTTGATGACTATAAATTCATGAGTACAGGTTGGTGCAACCGAGCTTAAGTATTTGACATACACTTACTCTTGACACCCATTTATCATTACATGTGTAGCCACATGTTATTTGTCAAACACGGAGCCTTCTGTTGTTGGCTTGTTGGCCAGAATAAAGCCGCACTTTAGGAAACTCAGTTAGGGCAAAGTCTATCACAAACCAAACATGTCCTTAGTAGTTCAGATATGAGGGGAAAATAACCGAGAATAGTATGAAATTCATCACATGCCTGTAAAAAACTAAAACGAATGATAAATTTGAGTCATGTATTTGATAAGGTGGTGCATGGCTTTATGCATTCAGTTTCAGAAATCGTTGTCAGGACCATCACATAAATACAATTAATCAAATCAAGTACATTTGACTGGAGCTGGCACCATCCATCCTGCCTAGCTCTATCGAAACCCAAGGCAAAGCCAAATAGACTAGATTGAACTGAACCTCTGTCATCTAAGATGCACCTTGATATGAACAGGGATTCTGCGTCGTCTGCTTACTGATTAAGCTCACGCCGATTAGGGGGGAGGCATCTATCTACAGGCCCAAGTGAAAGGAACGGTTTGGGGATCGGAAGCATGGGTAGGTACCTTGATGGAGCGGGCCTGTTCGGAGGCGAGGGAGGCCTTGGAGAAGACGTCGTCGTCGACGAAGACGGCCTTCCGGGCGAGCAGCTTCTGCAGCGACTCGACGTTGGC
Protein-coding sequences here:
- the LOC125508262 gene encoding uncharacterized protein LOC125508262 gives rise to the protein MAQREKSSVAVASLSSSAPTAVPSGERWGAAIGNLGELGANVESLQKLLARKAVFVDDDVFSKASLASEQARSIKILDQRVQSLERELDAAISAAARARTEKRQAEAAQRAAELHAQEVTKELENTARVFQLHMEELRAKQEEIAKRDSDIKVLEAIIRTLSSKDDGGSSE